One window of the Bubalus bubalis isolate 160015118507 breed Murrah chromosome 8, NDDB_SH_1, whole genome shotgun sequence genome contains the following:
- the LOC102413518 gene encoding protein crumbs homolog 3-like — protein sequence MASPSLEPLLALSLPLLLAHWGRVGGQVSTTSTSVNTTATPSGPSPGSNGALSQEATTTIIVVFSLLAALLLAVDLALLVWKLREKRQTEGTYRPSSEEQFSHAAEARAPQDSKEMVRGCLLI from the coding sequence ATGGCGAGCCCGAGCCTGGAGCCGCTTCTGGCGCTCAGCCTGCCACTGCTGCTGGCCCACTGGGGCCGGGTTGGGGGGCAAGTTTCTACGACCTCGACAAGTGTGAACACCACCGCTACACCCTCTGGCCCCAGCCCTGGTTCCAATGGAGCCCTGTCACAGGAggcaaccaccaccatcatcgtGGTTTTCTCTCTCCTGGCTGCCCTGCTCCTGGCTGTGGATCTGGCCCTGCTGGTGTGGAAGCTACGGGAGAAGAGGCAAACGGAGGGCACCTACCGGCCCAGCAGTGAGGAGCAGTTCTCCCACGCAGCTGAGGCCCGGGCTCCCCAGGACTCCAAGGAGATGGTGCGGGGCTGCCTGCTCATCTAG